A genomic window from Henningerozyma blattae CBS 6284 chromosome 3, complete genome includes:
- the DST1 gene encoding transcription elongation factor DST1 (similar to Saccharomyces cerevisiae DST1 (YGL043W); ancestral locus Anc_4.67), with protein MESKEVSVLVKNLEKNKTNDKVVLEILKTLEKDVVATEKLLRETKVGVEVNKFKKSSNQEIASMVKKIIGSWKDSINRQKRSKLSSTSTPSPSTNASMHDKQSHKTGTSESKKDDKSTHINKSTVAKGKPRNSRIDGVNTTLYNHKLRDMVVKALYDALVKDSTESSSLILKLATEVELEMKKFSDPDVNEKQYRDKYRVVYSNLISKNNPELKFRIVGGDVSPARLVTCDPKELAPESLKKELEEIAKKNLYNAQGATVQRSVTDRFTCGKCKEKKVSYYQLQTRSADEPLTTFCTCEACGNRWKFS; from the coding sequence atgGAATCCAAAGAAGTTAGTGTTTTGGTAAAAAacttagaaaaaaataagactAACGATAAAGTAGTTTTAGAAATCTTAAAGACATTGGAGAAAGATGTGGTGGCCACAGAGAAATTACTGCGTGAAACTAAAGTAGGTGTTGAAGTCAATAAGTTTAAAAAGTCAAGTAACCAAGAAATTGCTTCCAtggttaaaaaaataattggttCTTGGAAAGATTCTATTAACCGTCAAAAGCGTAGTAAGTTAAGTAGCACTTCCACTCCATCACCATCAACAAATGCCAGTATGCATGACAAACAATCTCATAAAACAGGAACTTCTGAATCCAAAAAAGATGATAAATCAACTCATATCAACAAATCTACTGTTGCCAAGGGTAAACCACGTAATTCTCGTATTGACGGAGTAAACACAACTTTATATAATCATAAGTTACGTGATATGGTTGTTAAAGCTTTATATGATGCGTTAGTTAAAGATAGCACAGagtcatcatcattaattttgaaattagcGACAGAAGTAGAACtggaaatgaaaaaatttagtgATCCTGATGTAAATGAGAAGCAATACCGTGATAAATATCGTGTAGTTTATTCTAACCTAATctcaaaaaataatccaGAATTGAAGTTCCGTATTGTTGGTGGTGATGTTTCACCTGCACGTTTGGTAACATGTGATCCAAAAGAACTAGCCCCAGAATCTTTAAagaaagaattagaagaaattgctaaaaaaaatctatataACGCTCAAGGTGCTACAGTTCAAAGAAGTGTAACAGATAGATTTACATGTGGTAAATGTAAGGAAAAGAAAGTATCATATTATCAACTGCAAACCAGATCTGCTGATGAACCTTTGACCACATTTTGTACATGTGAGGCTTGTGGTAATAGATGGAAATTTTCATAG
- the PTI1 gene encoding cleavage polyadenylation factor subunit PTI1 (similar to Saccharomyces cerevisiae PTI1 (YGR156W); ancestral locus Anc_4.65), whose protein sequence is MIKSADPRKRNTRHILTPANLSAAIHFTGLPNDWTQDTISSVVAGSGPIVSVQSKKDPRTGKLTGIVVEYTDSKTCQHGFELLNKIKHLPLKMEMIIPSKYKDTFLNGVKRPILDLQRDSYPWDSNLELPFEMVTQIPIPRKPISQPAQPSSSTPSSQIPAGNNTSGSASIPDILGKASKHLPAFQPNIITSPDQISQNLSKIPPLQVIEIISNLKILASQQGSNTRSQLEEFLKTNRELIVTLSQALLEMGFIDYSIVTQVLSRFPSQQLQSPQTMNAGLNMPNQMNRGMNMLMNPMAQQMNMQMNPQMNMNVNMGMNVNPMSVPPPPPMNMNMNMNIPPPFMMNQGQNMNQQPFGFNQSAMPPPPSFRPTQSQPQLQPKPQQAVSSNPNINLTKLQSLPQAQQDMIKQVLTLTDSQIGSLPPDQKTMVANLRKEYLL, encoded by the coding sequence ATGATTAAGTCAGCTGATccaagaaaaagaaacacGAGGCATATTCTCACCCCGGCAAACCTATCAGCAGCTATTCACTTTACGGGTTTACCTAATGATTGGACTCAAGATACAATATCATCTGTAGTAGCTGGTTCTGGACCAATTGTATCTGTTCAATCAAAGAAAGATCCTCGGACTGGGAAACTAACAGGGATTGTTGTAGAATACACAGACAGTAAAACATGCCAACATGGCTTTGAATTACTGAACAAAATCAAACACTTGCCattaaaaatggaaatGATAATACCGAGCAAATATAAGGATACATTCTTAAATGGCGTAAAGAGGCCAATCTTAGACCTTCAAAGAGATTCTTATCCATGGGATTCCAATTTAGAATTACCTTTTGAAATGGTTACTCAAATACCTATTCCGAGAAAACCCATTTCTCAACCAGCTCAACCATCATCGTCTACTCCTAGTTCTCAAATTCCAGCAGGTAACAACACATCTGGATCAGCTTCTATACCTGACATTTTAGGTAAAGCATCAAAACATTTGCCAGCTTTCCAACCAAATATAATAACATCCCCGGATCAAATTTCTCAAAATTTAAGTAAAATACCACCATTACAAGTCATCGAAATCATCtcgaatttaaaaattcttgcAAGCCAACAAGGTAGCAATACTCGCTCTCAATTAGAAgagtttttaaaaacaaatagaGAGTTGATTGTTACTTTGTCCCAAGCTTTATTAGAAATGGGTTTTATAGATTATAGCATAGTTACACAAGTGTTATCTAGATTTCCATCTCAGCAACTTCAATCACCTCAAACTATGAATGCTGGACTGAACATGCCAAATCAAATGAACAGAGGTATGAATATGTTGATGAATCCAATGGCTCAACAAATGAACATGCAAATGAATCCACAAATGAATATGAACGTGAATATGGGTATGAATGTAAATCCTATGTCTGTACCCCCCCCTCCTCCAATGAACATGAACATGAATATGAACATACCGCCACCTTTCATGATGAATCAAGGACAAAATATGAACCAACAGCCATTTGGATTTAATCAATCTGCTATGCCTCCACCTCCTTCCTTTCGACCAACTCAGTCCCAACCTCAACTCCAACCTAAACCTCAGCAAGCTGTTAGCAGCAACCCTAACATTAATCTAACTAAATTGCAGTCTCTTCCTCAAGCACAACAAGATATGATTAAACAAGTATTGACTTTAACAGATAGCCAAATAGGCTCCCTACCACCAGATCAAAAGACAATGGTTGCAAACCTACGTAAAGAGTATCTACTCTAA
- the PNC1 gene encoding nicotinamidase (similar to Saccharomyces cerevisiae PNC1 (YGL037C); ancestral locus Anc_4.75), whose amino-acid sequence MSSNKSCLLIIDVQNDFLPPNGSLAVPGGTEVISPILGLLKSQNWDIVVLSRDWHPSDHKSFDIHGGPWPVHCVQGSSGSQFNNELLVGLESNNTQYQVVSKGTDSQRECYSAFNDETGEPATPLHSILKEKGVSAVTVVGVALDYCVKHTALDSASLGYTTRVLRDSTRPVNTSSEAVEAVVNELETAGVQVV is encoded by the coding sequence ATGTCTTCCAACAAATCGTGTCTGCTAATTATTGATGTCCAAAACGACTTCTTGCCGCCCAACGGATCCTTAGCTGTTCCAGGGGGCACAGAAGTTATTTCTCCTATTCTTGGCTTATTAAAGAGCCAAAATTGGGATATTGTCGTGTTGTCACGTGACTGGCACCCTTCGGATCACAAATCCTTCGACATACATGGCGGACCATGGCCTGTTCATTGTGTTCAAGGTTCTTCCGGGTCACAGTTCAATAACGAGTTACTAGTGGGTCTAGAGTCCAACAACACACAATATCAAGTTGTCTCCAAAGGTACCGATTCTCAAAGAGAATGTTATTCGGCTTTCAATGATGAAACAGGAGAACCAGCAACTCCCTTACACTctattttgaaagaaaaaggtGTTTCGGCGGTCACAGTGGTTGGTGTAGCTTTAGATTACTGTGTCAAACACACTGCACTTGACAGTGCCTCTTTGGGCTACACTACTCGTGTTCTCCGTGACTCTACGAGACCTGTAAATACCTCTAGTGAAGCTGTGGAAGCAGTGGTTAATGAACTTGAGACAGCTGGTGTACAAGTGGTCTAA
- the OCH1 gene encoding initiation-specific alpha-1,6-mannosyltransferase (similar to Saccharomyces cerevisiae OCH1 (YGL038C); ancestral locus Anc_4.74) → MGSDNQEKKLLKQNLLLKPKRQTTQRLLRLLISAILTYYFYTYSSLYRKQFQLDESIILNDNKISQSIKLPTTSHLTDQFENLIDLKNYRIPLNKHEINDLRDQLTFLFPYEPEKQIPKRIWQTWKVNQNDPNFPSKFTHFVKSWSNEIPLEDNSDGNLPSGNDKYEYTLIPDNYLHSLLLNLYGETPLIIKAFNEMPLNILKADFLRYLILFARGGIYSDMDTIPLKSFDTWPSVNKTTLLNWLNPKNSKLASQFPLKYKNFNPLSLSNPNDLIDPGFVIGIEADPDRDDWSDWYARRIQFCQWTIQSKPGHPILRELILNITATTLNSIDSTYQSTTNLIDQNFKNDYNINFRHKRQNDKNYNHLAKKNSKNIDGTDIMNWTGPGIFSDLILEYMNNMLVLNNNIKLFNTNLQVNRSPAQPSNAPDSQLESEDEPIDLMSTTQKFYKKITEDLQLKNKIPWEFFSLMDKPVMVDDIMILPITSFSPDVGQMGAKASDDKTALVKHMFSGSWKADADKNAENVKKGE, encoded by the coding sequence ATGGGATCGGATAATCAAGAGAAAAAACTTCTCaaacaaaatttattattaaagcCAAAGAGACAAACGACTCAACGTCTACTGAGATTGCTCATCTCAGCCATATTAacatattatttctatacTTATTCATCTTTATATAGAAAGcaatttcaattggatGAAAGTATCATCTTGAATGATAACAAGATCTCACAATCGATCAAATTACCTACGACCTCTCATCTTACAGATCAATTTGAGAATTTAATcgatttgaaaaattatcgTATACCGCTCAATAAACATGAAATCAATGATTTACGTGATCAATTGACTTTCTTATTCCCCTATGAACCAGAAAAGCAAATTCCCAAGAGAATTTGGCAAACTTGGAAGGTTAATCAAAATGATCCAAATTTCCCTTCCAAATTTACTCATTTCGTAAAGAGCTGGTCAAATGAGATTCCTTTAGAAGACAATAGTGATGGAAATCTACCTTCTGGAAATGATAAATATGAATACACTTTAATACCAGATAACTATTTGCACTCTCTCTTGTTGAATCTCTATGGAGAAACGCCATTAATTATCAAGGCATTCAATGAAATGCCTTTAAATATCTTAAAGGCAGATTTTTTAAGAtatctaattttatttgcCAGAGGTGGTATTTATTCAGATATGGACACTATCCctttaaaatcttttgaTACTTGGCCTTCAGTAAACAAAACTACTCTTTTGAATTGGTTGAATCCAAAGAATTCCAAACTAGCCTCTCAATTCCCtttaaaatacaaaaattttaatccattatcattatcaaatccaaatgatttaatagaCCCAGGGTTTGTTATTGGTATTGAGGCAGATCCAGATAGGGATGACTGGAGTGATTGGTATGCTCGTAGAATTCAATTCTGTCAATGGACCATTCAATCGAAACCTGGCCATCCAATCTTACGTgaattgattttgaatattacaGCTACCACTCTAAATTCAATAGATTCTACTTATCAATCAACAACAAACTTAATTgatcaaaattttaaaaatgattataatattaattttaggCATAAGAGacaaaatgataaaaattataatcatttggctaaaaaaaattcaaaaaatattgatggTACTGATATTATGAATTGGACTGGTCCAGGAATTTTTTCAGACTTGATCTTGGAATATATGAATAACATGTTagttttaaacaataatattaaattgttcAATACAAATTTACAAGTAAATCGATCACCTGCACAACCTTCAAATGCTCCAGATTCACAACTGGAATCTGAAGATGAACCAATTGATTTGATGTCTACTACCCAGAAAttctataaaaaaattactgaagatttacaattgaagaataaaataCCATGGGAATTCTTCTCTTTGATGGATAAACCAGTAATGGTCGATGACATTATGATCCTACCAATCACTAGTTTCTCACCAGATGTGGGCCAAATGGGAGCAAAGGCAAGTGATGATAAAACAGCTTTAGTAAAACATATGTTTAGTGGATCTTGGAAAGCTGATGCTGACAAAAACGCCgaaaatgttaaaaagggagaataa
- the TBLA0C04250 gene encoding uncharacterized protein (similar to Saccharomyces cerevisiae SEC9 (YGR009C); ancestral locus Anc_4.78) encodes MGLKKIFTVKPPEEDTIEQNRSNLQELGISTKHQARNTSKFAAYRQYALDHQHDKFYAPEGYEQYAHPQEVPEIPPEEESQTPESASEDKPRSRHHFKGLTKKLVRRSTREKQRDAELARQEQENAIPDVYKVKSPPTNNIIAPKAKKPFETSDPYEVFQNKRNTPLNNDDPFSFDKQNSYTTSSGNYGRKTPTTYGSPLGGSPVVNNGQFPQSNVHDSHNNRFSGYSTASPKSNNPFASFVQDKYAGSVDDLNRQLTNSISNNDHDLNKPINKASTWAEDYKYWDDKYQKNTKSDTENVDHDFDLNGPPGILEENTETNIELPRRHQQQLQLAKEQEPVQIAMAEESEQILNDDLNRVALQEDENVGSSKQQYIDDYEDMGDYGYCNMIQQNEPQTNRFKTFEEVQREEEERQLQEEDEEVEELKQEIKFTKQRSVASTRNTLKMAREAETSGMNALGLLGAQSEQLGNVEKNIDLMKVHNQSASDNVDSLKRLNRNILAVHVKNPFNSKKRLLAKQEKIRNRRLEETMQREHTNQGIINSTKRIENALEQNSKHDPSELQEKYDRRMILERNQKFQFENDDEDDAMEIEIDRNLEQIGQISKRLKKLAVAAGQELDDQQGRLNSIEEDTDNLDIDINLNTHKLASIR; translated from the coding sequence atggggttaaaaaaaatattcaccGTCAAACCTCCAGAGGAGGACACTATTGAACAAAACCGTTCAAATTTACAGGAATTAGGAATATCTACAAAACATCAGGCTCGTAATACATCGAAATTCGCAGCATATCGTCAATATGCGCTAGATCATCAACACGACAAGTTTTATGCACCCGAAGGATATGAACAATATGCTCATCCACAAGAAGTACCAGAAATACCACCAGAAGAAGAGAGTCAGACTCCTGAGAGTGCTTCTGAGGATAAGCCACGGTCCAGGCACCATTTTAAAGGTTTGACAAAGAAACTGGTGAGAAGGTCTACAAGAGAGAAACAAAGAGACGCTGAATTAGCAAGAcaagaacaagaaaatgCAATTCCTGATGTTTACAAAGTAAAATCGCCACctacaaataatatcataGCACCCAAGGCCAAGAAACCATTTGAAACATCTGATCCTTATGAAGTTTTCCAAAATAAGAGGAATACTCCAttgaataatgatgatccattttcttttgataagCAAAATTCATATACCACTTCTAGTGGCAATTATGGTCGTAAGACACCAACTACTTATGGCTCACCATTGGGAGGTTCACCTGTGGTGAACAACGGACAGTTTCCCCAGTCCAACGTACATGATTCACACAATAACCGATTTTCTGGTTACAGTACAGCCTCACCTAAATCTAATAACCCTTTTGCATCGTTTGTACAAGATAAATACGCTGGATCTgttgatgatttaaatagGCAATTGACAAACTCAATTTCCAACAATGACcatgatttaaataaaccTATTAATAAAGCCTCAACATGGGCAGaagattataaatattGGGATGATAagtatcaaaaaaatacaaagaGTGATACAGAAAATGTTGATcatgattttgatttaaacGGTCCTCCCGGtatattagaagaaaatacAGAAACTAATATTGAACTGCCTAGGAGAcatcaacaacaattacaattagCTAAAGAACAAGAACCAGTACAGATAGCCATGGCTGAAGAAAGTgaacaaattttaaatgacGATTTGAATAGGGTGGCATTACAGGAGGATGAAAATGTTGGTTCTTCGAAACAACAGTATATAGATGATTATGAAGATATGGGTGATTATGGGTATTGCAATATGATTCAACAAAACGAACCACAGACAAATAGGTTCAAAACATTTGAAGAAGTTCAAAGGGAGGAGGAAGAAAGACAATTACAAGAAGAGGATGAAGAAGTAGAAGAACTTAAACaagaaatcaaatttaCAAAACAGAGATCAGTGGCATCAACACGAAACACTTTAAAAATGGCTCGCGAAGCTGAAACAAGTGGTATGAATGCTTTAGGCTTATTGGGTGCTCAAAGTGAACAATTGGGTAATGTggagaaaaatattgatttgatGAAAGTTCACAATCAAAGTGCATCTGACAATGTTGATAGTTTGAAACGATTAAATAGAAACATTTTAGCCGTTCATGTGAAGAACCCAttcaattctaaaaaaagattattagCTAAACAAGAAAAGATAAGAAACCGTAGATTGGAAGAAACTATGCAACGAGAACATACGAATCAAGGAATCATCAATTCTACCAAGAGGATTGAAAATGCCTTGGAACAAAATAGCAAGCATGACCCTTCAgaattacaagaaaaatacGATAGACGTATGATTTTGGAAAGAAATCAGAAGTtccaatttgaaaatgatgatgaagatgatgcCATGGAGATTGAAATTGATCGAAACTTGGAACAGATTGGACAAATCTCCAAACGTTTGAAGAAGTTAGCAGTAGCTGCCGGTCAGGAGTTGGACGATCAACAAGGTAGATTGAATAGTATTGAGGAAGATACTGATAATTTGGATATCGATATAAACTTGAATACTCATAAATTAGCATCTATACGATAG
- the RNA15 gene encoding Rna15p (similar to Saccharomyces cerevisiae RNA15 (YGL044C); ancestral locus Anc_4.66): protein MNRSKTVYLGSIPYDQTEEQILDLCQNIGPVQNLRMMFDPMTGKSKGYAFVEFKDLNSSASAVRNLNGLSFGSRVLKCGYSNANDSDDSNMNNSNNINSNSASGGNMGNNILSSDNDSNTLFNVPEGVDVNINMTTPAMMISSLLARRSKEDQLQLLKTFQIWAKDNNDDAVNLIKQCPQLGFVIAELLLSNGLSKVDDLTQLAVPSNSNSHEESSKEPQDTEEERQKKIELIRKVMQLSDAEISILPDDEKMALWDLKQSVANGEIRI, encoded by the coding sequence ATGAACAGATCGAAAACAGTCTATTTAGGTTCTATTCCTTATGACCAAACCGAGGAACAGATATTGGATTTATGCCAAAATATTGGTCCAGTTCAAAACTTAAGAATGATGTTTGATCCAATGACAGGAAAGTCAAAAGGATATGCCTTCGTggaatttaaagatttgaaCTCAAGCGCTAGTGCTGTAAGGAATTTAAACGGTTTATCATTTGGTTCAAGAGTTCTTAAATGTGGCTATTCTAATGCTAATGATTCTGATGATTCTAATATGaacaattctaataatataaattcaaaCAGCGCATCAGGTGGCAATATGGGTAATAACATACTATCCAGTGATAATGATTCCAACACCTTATTTAATGTGCCAGAAGGTGTTGATGTTAACATTAATATGACGACACCAGCAATGATGATTTCTAGCTTATTAGCTAGAAGAAGCAAAGAAGATCAATTGCAATTACTGAAGACCTTCCAGATATGGGCTAAAGATAACAATGATGATGCAGTGAACCTAATTAAGCAATGCCCGCAGCTGGGGTTTGTAATTGCAGAACTATTACTCAGCAATGGTTTAAGCAAAGTAGACGACCTTACACAACTAGCTGTCCCATCTAATAGTAACTCTCACGAAGAGTCTTCTAAAGAACCTCAGGATACTGAAGAGGAACGccaaaagaaaattgagTTGATCAGAAAAGTAATGCAACTATCAGATGCTGAAATTTCCATCTTACCcgatgatgaaaaaatggCACTATGGGATTTAAAACAATCTGTGGCAAATGGTGAGATTCGTATATAG
- the TBLA0C04340 gene encoding uncharacterized protein (similar to Saccharomyces cerevisiae CHO2 (YGR157W); ancestral locus Anc_4.64) has protein sequence MLSKKDVISKVYNHISDEQSNNLKKDEIYKFPTARPSSFKYSFKPPQTHNMVISLFDPRLKKSFLECFIVLIIFSNFYFAYILVNNYGRELTRNFFLIQYIIWRLSYNFGIGSILYFQSKNEFLTIFAKKRHLFKSDNTSYLSRFSKFEINSKMPKDYIIENYHHEVYIGF, from the coding sequence ATGctttcaaaaaaagatgTCATTTCTAAAGTATATAATCACATTTCCGATGAACAAAgcaataatttaaagaaagatGAAATCTACAAATTTCCTACAGCAAGACCTAgttctttcaaatattctttcAAGCCGCCCCAGACACATAATATGGTTATATCTTTATTCGATCCGAGACTTAAAAAATCTTTCCTAGAATGctttattgttttaattattttttcaaacttTTACTTTGCGTACATCTTAGTCAATAATTATGGGCGAGAATTGACCAGAAACTTTTTCCTTATCCAATACATTATTTGGAGACTGTCATATAATTTTGGTATAGGGtctattttatattttcagTCAAAAAATGAGTTTCTAACAATCTTTGCCAAAAAGAGACATTTGTTCAAATCTGACAATACAAGTTACCTCAGTAGATTTTCAAAGTTTGAAATAAATAGTAAAATGCCTAAGGATTACATTATTGAAAACTATCATCACGAGGTATATATAGGTTTCTAA
- the VIR1 gene encoding Vir1p (similar to Saccharomyces cerevisiae YGL036W; ancestral locus Anc_4.76), translating into MEVTVPDDVKNTLLETLDIPFEKFNKLKSSNEAESNTLNDPQDNLSLELDLNIFKYSLKLIYGLRWAIHLDYLDDIHRKRFDNENLYFIQLIKSYKNSLRGDSKETDIDNRFKLTIIAIIFAYFLIIPNLQHIIMNDETLECLKEFLNDIGTNESYLNKIDLNTNGDSIIGPYTLIKFLNVNDYDITVSPITNLICDEGFQKNLDYYKLPINGSFINHWLPNIINNQFIKQKIDLLGLNDLDGSNETIEPNENILLDNDELKLKFLSNLIIDDSLAELFIAISKDKNFPKDWSISFDANLNSNLSSNKIMFYYVYKLAKRIIMFPKLIPQPIYDNCFDEIIGSDDQFKSLEFQFKVLMELIDHPEIDYLTNGNRLIKLLSLALLKIDSLTTLTIHKELNKLSPTQSILSILNVANLLLTKFLIQQQQNTIHDITLSMIPNWFNSSIIPSIPPISQSLFLFKENSQFETRQFEINNNKETFQLIKQSIGLILKIINNLIKQYDSLSIDIIESTSFGDEEQNGKFQNNIEYNIRQQFFELFFIPIFTNLTYLENESIISRNSNELSSDNINIFVLSIKVIENLILIDENLTINYLLNFISKISAEDLNLQKNSIKLLNHLFFHNNNPNFQKKLKEIFEFENNLSINVLKNFINVWNDGSENYTKFYTEIFKEDQPIVAIEETSIDQLIGNIIEYDSAPSTASLLNNIGMNMNEYDQQSSLMSNAQSSSTTLSSQDQHINKPIPLYANTNLNSANTSTAQTPTRYNPYSTSSFIPNNKNGSTNSNNNNNHNNNNNNNNNNNNNNNNNNNNNNTNNTTTNNNINNNNNNSNLNSKGQGINGRIVATGKNYILGTTPVNSGTGSSNYARNSSRAQSVHIDDFERQQQ; encoded by the coding sequence ATGGAAGTAACAGTACCAGATGATGTCAAAAATACTCTATTAGAAACTTTGGATATCCCATtcgaaaaatttaataaattaaaatcatctAATGAAGCTGAATCAAACACATTGAATGATCCACAAGATAATCTTTCATTGGAATTggatttgaatattttcaaatattcattaaaattgatttatgGATTACGATGGGCTATTCATTTAGACTATTTAGATGATATTCATAGAAAGAgatttgataatgaaaatctttatttcattcaattgatCAAATCATACAAGAACTCTCTAAGGGGGGACTCAAAGGAGACCGACATTGATAATCGTTTCAAATTAACCATCATTGCTATCATTTTTGCTTATTTCTTAATTATACCAAATTTACAACATATTATAATGAATGATGAAACATTGGAATGCCTAAAAGagtttttaaatgatattgGTACAAACGAGtcatatttgaataagATTGATTTGAATACAAATGGTGATTCCATTATTGGTCCATAtactttaataaaatttttaaatgtcAATGATTATGATATTACAGTGTCTCCAATTACCAATTTAATATGTGATGAAGgtttccaaaaaaatttagattattacaaattacCAATTAATGGTTCGTTTATTAACCATTGGTtaccaaatattattaataatcaatTCATCAAACAAAAGATCGATTTATTAGGTTTAAATGATCTTGATGGTTCTAATGAAACAATTGAacctaatgaaaatattctattagataatgatgaattgaaattgaaatttttatcaaatttaattattgacGATTCTTTAgctgaattatttattgcTATTTCCAAGGATAAAAATTTCCCCAAAGATTGGTCAATAAGTTTTGATGccaatttaaattctaatttaaGTTCCAATAAAATCATGTTTTATTATGTTTATAAATTAGCCAAACGAATCATAATGTTCCCCAAATTAATTCCTCAACCAATTTATGATAATTGTtttgatgaaattattggTTCTGATGATCAATTTAAATCCCTAGAATTCCAATTTAAAGTATTAATGGAATTAATAGACCATCCtgaaattgattatttaacaAATGGTAAtagattaattaaattattatcccttgcattattaaagatagaTTCGTTAACCACTTTAACTATTCataaagaattgaataaattatctCCTACTCAATCCATCTTATCCATTTTGAACGTGGCTAATTTATTGTTaactaaatttttaattcaacaacaacaaaataCCATTCATGATATTACTTTATCAATGATTCCTAATTGGTTCAATTCAAGCATCATTCCATCCATCCCACCAATCTCacaatcattatttttatttaaagaaaatagtcaatttgaaacaagacaatttgaaattaataataataaagaaactTTCCAATTGATCAAACAATCCATAggtttaattttaaagattattaataatttaatcaaaCAATATGACTCGTTATCAATTGATATAATTGAAAGTACCTCTTTTGGTGATGAAGAACAGAATGGTAAATTCCAAAAcaatattgaatataatataaGACAACAGTTTTTCgaattattctttattcCAATCTTTACAAATTTAACTTATTTAGAAAACGAAAGTATCATATCAAGGAATTCAAATGAACTATCAagtgataatattaatatttttgttctCTCTATAAAAGtcattgaaaatttaatattaattgatgaaaatcTAACAATcaattatcttttaaattttatatcaaAGATATCTGCagaagatttaaatttacaaaaaaattctattaaattattaaaccatttatttttccataataataatccaaatttccaaaaaaaattaaaagaaattttcgAATTTGAGAATAATTTATCCATAAATgtcttgaaaaattttataaacgTTTGGAATGATGGTAGTGAAAATTATACAAAATTCTATACTGAAATCTTCAAAGAAGATCAACCAATCGTTGCCATAGAGGAAACCTCTATTGATCAATTGATTGGTAATATCATCGAGTATGATTCTGCTCCATCTACTGCATCTTTACTTAACAACATTGGGATGAATATGAATGAATATGATCAACAGAGTAGCCTTATGAGCAATGCTCAAAGCAGTTCCACCACTCTAAGTAGTCAAGATCAACATATAAACAAGCCTATCCCCTTATACGCAAATACAAATCTAAATAGTGCAAACACCTCTACTGCACAAACACCAACTAGATATAATCCATATTCTACATCATCATTCATACCGAATAATAAGAATGGCTCTactaatagcaataataacaataaccacaacaacaacaataacaacaacaacaacaacaacaacaacaacaacaacaacaacaacaataataatactaacaATACcactactaataataacattaataataacaataacaattcCAACCTGAATTCCAAGGGGCAAGGTATCAATGGACGTATAGTAGCCACCGGGAAAAATTACATACTGGGGACTACTCCTGTCAATAGCGGGACTGGAAGTAGTAACTACGCTAGAAATTCCAGCCGTGCTCAATCGGTACACATCGATGATTTCGAAAGACAACAACAATGA